In one Drosophila albomicans strain 15112-1751.03 chromosome X, ASM965048v2, whole genome shotgun sequence genomic region, the following are encoded:
- the LOC117565018 gene encoding protein stoned-A, which produces MLKLPKGLKKKKKKSKKDQELFTEEELEQYKRDLKAKQEAAANKSDAGESDAASDVEGVASASSYNTNTSAGHHHQSQSSGRPADSAATSTSFAATAAGQDSGHQQQSADAAGDEEWAKFKALTSGVDNILHKTQDELDRIKKESFYQRLPSAAEKKRQEEEEAARREAERLERERQLAAEREANRDKLAEAVVELSESEDDAQDEVDDIFATDYIEAITSGELQLAVVPDSPVLELDDGPDPFDTAYAEKVIVGADKSKDKSKKLVSLGAAVEVLSGRVDREHAVALANPKRKLRKGIQNLLLSESVDLGDNEPDLLASEPQHNLLDDLVDDVPESVAPIDLSVSLHLHLIKPQKVDEEQEEEEAFGGALNPDLAEFDALKDEEDDEFAELAAESLTKKEDITIVNQVVLPGAELLAEETSWAEFAPEPEEEQTGKPKRPPPPVRPATGPHIVPGAIYVSDDDEDEQDDDPFNTNYAEQVIKKTTVLEEDDDFDPRAEECHLAAPARDLLAGSATDLSKVVPAPLAPTLSVDQADEGQDFDPFDTSAVNALVQPKATELRFLERELLNESGSNLKHSLSDPDFDPRAGQEEEKPAKTAPVVVAQITVGDPDFDSVRRKSSLSLNIQGKSVGFLVPSGQDLLAAGNDHLGANKKPLTPYYAPSAQTISERESEDPFDTSYVPEAKLSDVELKHIEADLITEPTLKHSLSDPDFNPRAPPTPVPAEVLLAVEENIDIKVLTPAQERRQLPSNVQTEDDEQEDIDPFDTSIAANLQPGQTELKLLENELLPESARQPVTGVLDTQSDAQELGLGDKVLTPSLPNRTTQQSLEEQLDIDPFDTSIAENLAPGETEIKLLESELIER; this is translated from the exons ATGCTTAAGTTACCAAAAggtttaaaaaagaaaaagaagaagtcGAAAAAGGACCAAGAACTCTTCACTGAAGAGGAGCTCGAGCAGTATAAGCGCGATCTCAAAGCCAAACAGGAGGCGGCCGCCAACAAATCAGACGCTGGCGAATCGGACGCAGCATCGGACGTCGAGGGCGTTGCATCTGCGTCGAGCTACAATACAAACACCTCAGCGggtcatcatcatcagagCCAGTCGAGCGGCAGGCCAGCCGATTCGGCGGCAACATCCACATCCttcgcagcaacagcggctGGCCAGGATTCAGGACATCAGCAGCAAAGCGCTGACGCCGCCGGCGACGAAGAATGGGCCAAATTTAAGGCATTAACCTCGGGCGTTGATAATATCTTACACAAGACACAGGACGAACTCGATCGAATTAAAAAGGAATCGTTCTACCAGCGTCTGCCATCCGCTGCCGAAAAGAAGCGacaagaggaggaggaagccGCCCGTCGCGAGGCCGAACGTctcgagagagagcgacaacTTGCCGCCGAGCGTGAAGCGAATCGGGATAAGCTCGCGGAGGCTGTGGTAGAACTCTCCGAATCGGAGGACGACGCTCAGGACGAGGTCGATGATATATTTGCCACCGATTATATCGAGGCAATAACCAGCGGTGAATTACAATTAGCCGTTGTACCCGATTCGCCGGTGCTTGAATTAGACGACGGTCCCGATCCCTTTGACACTGCCTACGCGGAAAAAGTCATCGTTGGTGCGGACAAATCGAAGGACAAGTCGAAGAAGCTCGTCAGCCTTGGTGCCGCCGTTGAGGTGCTCTCCGGTCGTGTAGACCGTGAGCACGCCGTTGCCCTCGCCAATCCCAAGCGGAAGCTACGCAAGGGCATTCAGAATTTGCTACTCAGCGAGAGCGTTGATCTTGGGGATAACGAACCGGACCTTTTAGCTTCCGAACCGCAGCATAATCTCCTCGACGATCTTGTCGATGATGTGCCTGAGTCTGTGGCGCCCATCGATTTAAGTGTCTcactgcatttgcatttgattaaGCCGCAAAAAGTCGACGAGGAGcaggaggaagaggaagctTTCGGTGGTGCACTTAATCCCGATTTAGCCGAGTTTGATGCCCTAAAGGACGAGGAAGACGACGAGTTTGCGGAATTAGCAGCGGAATCGTTGACCAAAAAAGAGGACATTACCATAGTTAATCAGGTGGTGCTTCCGGGCGCCGAACTACTTGCTGAAGAAACCAGTTGGGCTGAATTTGCACCAGAGCCAGAGGAGGAACAAACAG GCAAACCTAAGCGACCCCCTCCACCAGTGCGTCCAGCCACAGGACCACACATTGTGCCTGGTGCCATCTACGtgagcgacgacgacgaagacgagCAAGACGACGATCCCTTCAACACCAACTACGCGGAGCAAGTGATCAAAAAGACAACCGTACTCGAGGAGGACGACGACTTCGATCCCCGTGCCGAGGAGTGTCACTTGGCAGCTCCGGCTCGTGATCTCTTGGCCGGCAGTGCAACTGATCTGAGCAAGGTTGTGCCTGCCCCATTGGCACCCACACTCAGCGTCGATCAGGCGGACGAGGGACAGGACTTTGATCCCTTCGACACATCCGCAGTCAACGCTCTTGTGCAGCCCAAGGCAACCGAATTGCGCTTTCTCGAGCGTGAACTGCTCAACGAATCGGGTTCGAATCTCAAACACTCACTAAGCGATCCAGACTTTGATCCACGTGCCGGGCAAGAGGAGGAGAAGCCGGCGAAGACAGCGCCTGTTGTGGTAGCTCAGATCACAGTCGGTGATCCAGACTTTGATAGTGTGCGTCGCAAATCATCGCTGAGTCTGAATATACAAGGCAAGAGCGTTGGTTTTCTGGTGCCCAGCGGGCAGGATTTACTGGCAGCGGGTAATGATCATTTGGGTGCCAACAAGAAGCCATTAACGCCCTATTACGCGCCCAGCGCCCAAACGATCAGCGAACGCGAATCGGAGGATCCATTCGACACATCGTATGTACCAGAGGCAAAGCTCAGTGACGTCGAACTAAAGCACATTGAGGCCGATTTGATCACTGAGCCAACGTTGAAGCATAGTCTATCCGATCCGGATTTCAATCCACGTGCACCGCCCACTCCCGTGCCTGCGGAGGTGCTGCTGGCGGTTGAGGAGAACATCGATATCAAGGTGCTGACACCAGCCCAAGAGCGCCGACAACTGCCAAGCAACGTGCAGACGGAGGACGACGAACAGGAGGACATCGATCCATTTGATACGTCAATAGCGGCCAATTTACAACCCGGACAGACGGAATTAAAGCTGCTGGAAAACGAACTGCTGCCGGAGAGTGCAAGACAGCCGGTGACCGGAGTGTTGGACACACAGAGTGACGCACAGGAGCTGGGACTGGGCGATAAAGTGTTGACACCGTCGCTGCCCAATCGCACAACACAACAGTCGCTTGAGGAGCAGCTGGATATAGATCCATTCGACACATCGATTGCCGAGAATCTAGCGCCCGGCGAGACGGAAATAAAGCTACTCGAAAGCGAGCTAATCGAGCGCTAA
- the LOC117565007 gene encoding protein stoned-B produces the protein MANPFLMDDDLDGGDVAVNPFLMHSEPDAAGGESAENPFGESASNPFAFGGDELETETAEHVPDIDPAMSFFGTTIEAEDDALSLKSAAEEDDEGKKQAGGGAPPPRPQPPQSTQELINTVSSQLDETSSELLGRIPATRSPSPISMRDLHSPSPTPDSGLADLLDVDVDVSDSGSSANTQGIETDLMGGSIIAAAPAPVAAAPLDNPFGVPTALPNLQGAAPLPSPAKQQPPRPPPPRPAPPRPTPPPQLMQGQHGQQQPAPPQRPPPPSAQPAPAPAPASAADDLLDMFGSSSKPAKPPPPKTKEDILSLFEQPAAPAAKPDLLNDDLPEQQQQQQQPQQANGARDEPIFSSLLIRPDDSTHDITSQPQAATLAHIAAPPEATQRQRAPTPDIEITTVEDLPRSDDEDEEPEPTPVKVEAEPEPEQPAEPELQLELETQAEPVVEVEPEPEPEPEPIAIESDQSPPTESAATTQAANVELGSDEPEQMDTGLDFPGLASGQLSANPFASPEEEDEPSFAPAPIVSNIFAVDEPETEPQPPEVQPRQAPAVPPVSSYVSNIFAVEPDEFDAFSAKFDSVKKDNISILDGFGGGGSGAITPTGGDAWGDSAFGSATTTANAFGEVNSADDGFGNEDDDFYAMQAPARADSVESVDKEFSVVIRPKAEGSSGVAPQLAPPPPPARGAAVTATTPPAVNPFEDVSGFPAPPAAAPNAEGSIKRTDSQDTPQTPLYDEDVSQPLEEFPRLHYVGPGWEMQLRQPNKKKITGQRFWKKIFVRLVVQNDVPVVQLLNQAGDKQPFQELPLQPSYSVSEIGAQQYDQFGKIFTMKLQYIFYKERPGVRPGQVTKAERITNKLTKFAQYAIAGDYEGVKEFGSDLKKLGLPVEHAPQSSQLFKIGSMNYEDMKQFSVCIEEALFKLPALRERALTYKMEEVQVTAVDEITVEQDYEGKILKQIARVRLFFLAFLTGMPTIELGVNDMWRQGKEVVGRHDIIPVATEEWIRLEAVEFHSVVNQQEYERTRTIKFQPPDANYIELLRFRVRPPKNRELPLQLKATWCVTGNKVELRADILVPGFTSRKLGQIPCEDVSVRFPIPECWIYLFRVEKHFRYGSVKSAHRRTGKIKGIERILGAVDTLQESLIEVTSGQAKYEHHHRAIVWRCPRLPKEGQGAYTTHQLVCRMALTSYDQIPSELAPYAFVEFTMPATQVSHTTVRSVSVQDSDADEPPEKYVRYLARHEYKVGIETTHGESTNAYLAATRPIREESSSGTGASKATASPVPPSDSDSDSN, from the exons ATGGCTAATCCTTTTCTCATGGACGATGATCTCGATGGCGGCGATGTAGCCGTCAATCCCTTCTTGATGCACAGTGAACCGGATGCAGCGGGAGGCGAATCAGCGGAGAACCCCTTTGGTGAATCCGCCTCCAATCCCTTTGCCTTTGGCGGCGATGAGCTGGAAACGGAGACAGCCGAACATGTGCCTGATATTGATCCGGCGATGAGTTTCTTTGGCACCACCATCGAGGCAGAGGACGATGCACTGAGTCTCAAGTCCGCTGCTGAGGAGGATGATGAGGGCAAGAAGCAAGCAGGTGGAGGAGCACCACCGCCTCGACCACAACCACCACAGAGCACACAGGAGCTGATCAACACGGTGTCCAGTCAGCTGGACGAGACCAGCTCAGAGCTGTTGGGTCGCATACCCGCCACACGTTCGCCCAGTCCCATCTCCATGCGGGATCTTCACTCACCTAGTCCCACGCCCGACTCAGGACTGGCCGATCTCCTGGACGTCGATGTGGATGTGTCGGACAGTGGCTCCAGTGCCAATACTCAAGGCATTGAGACGGATCTCATGGGTGGCAGCATCATTGCggcagctccagctccagtgGCAGCGGCGCCCCTAGACAATCCCTTTGGTGTGCCAACGGCGTTGCCCAATCTGCAGGGCGCGGCACCGTTGCCATCACCGgccaagcagcagccaccGCGTCCGCCACCGCCGCGTCCAGCGCCCCCAAGGCCAACACCGCCGCCACAGCTGATGCAGGGTCAGCATGGACAACAGCAACCGGCGCCGCCGCAACGTCCGCCACCACCATCAGCCCAACCGGCGCCAGCTCCTGCTCCCGCATCTGCTGCTGACGATCTGCTAGACAtgtttggcagcagcagcaagccaGCGAAACCGCCGCCACCCAAGACCAAGGAGGATATACTCAGCCTGTTCGAGCAGCCAGCGGCGCCAGCTGCCAAACCCGATTTGCTCAACGACGATCTGcccgagcagcagcagcagcagcagcaacctcaGCAGGCGAATGGCGCTCGAGATGAGCCCATCTTTAGTTCGCTGCTGATACGACCGGACGATAGCACCCATGACATTACCTCACAGCCACAAGCGGCAACCTTGGCGCACATTGCGGCACCGCCGGAGGCTACGCAGCGCCAGCGAGCGCCCACGCCGGACATTGAGATCACCACGGTGGAGGATCTGCCACGTTccgacgatgaggatgaggagcCGGAGCCAACGCCCGTGAAGGTTGAAGCCGAACCCGAGCCTGAGCAGCCCGCTGAACCGGAATTGCAACTGGAGCTGGAGACGCAGGCTGAACCGGTTGTCGAAGTTGAACCGGAGCCAGAGCCGGAACCCGAACCGATTGCCATTGAGTCGGATCAGAGTCCTCCCACAGAGTCGGCGGCCACCACTCAAGCGGCGAATGTGGAGCTGGGCAGCGATGAACCGGAGCAAATGGACACTGGACTGGATTTCCCGGGGTTGGCGAGTGGACAGCTCTCGGCGAATCCGTTTGCCAGTCCCGAGGAGGAGGACGAACCAAGTTTTGCCCCTGCGCCGATTGTCAGCAACATTTTCGCGGTGGACGAGCCGGAAACGGAGCCACAACCGCCGGAAGTGCAACCACGACAGGCTCCGGCAGTGCCACCTGTCAGCAGCTATGTGAGCAACATCTTTGCCGTCGAGCCAGATGAGTTCGATGCGTTCTCAGCCAAGTTTGATTCCGTGAAGAAGGACAACATCAGCATACTGGATGGGTTCGGTGGCGGCGGCTCGGGTGCCATAACACCCACTGGAGGAGATG CTTGGGGTGACAGCGCTTTTGGCTCTGCGACGACAACGGCCAACGCCTTTGGTGAGGTGAACTCGGCTGATGATGGCTTCGGCAACGAGGACGATGACTTCTATGCGATGCAGGCGCCGGCACGTGCCGATTCCGTGGAGTCCGTGGACAAAGAGTTTAGCGTGGTCATACGACCCAAGGCCGAAGGCTCTTCCGGGGTAGCACCACAGCTggcgccaccgccgccaccggCTCGCGGTGCAGCTGTAACAGCGACAACGCCACCGGCAGTCAATCCCTTCGAGGATGTGAGCGGTTTCCCAGCCCCACCGGCAGCCGCTCCCAATGCCGAGGGCAGCATCAAACGCACCGATTCGCAGGACACACCGCAGACGCCGCTGTACGACGAGGATGTGTCACAGCCGCTGGAGGAATTCCCGCGACTACATTACGTCGGACCCGGATGGGAGATGCAGCTGCGTCAGCCGAACAAGAAGAAGATCACCGGCCAACGGTTCTGGAAAAAGATCTTTGTACGTCTCGTCGTGCAGAACGATGTGCCCGTGGTGCAATTACTCAATCAGGCTGGGGACAAACAACCGTTCCAGGAGCTGCCACTGCAACCATCGTATTCGGTATCGGAGATCGGAGCCCAACAGTACGATCAGTTCGGCAAGATCTTCACCATGAAGCTGCAGTACATCTTCTACAAGGAGCGTCCGGGCGTGCGACCCGGTCAGGTGACCAAAGCAGAACGCATCACCAACAAGCTGACAAAGTTTGCACAATACGCCATCGCCGGCGACTACGAGGGCGTCAAGGAGTTTGGCAGCGATCTCAAGAAACTCGGCTTGCCCGTCGAGCATGCACCGCAATCGTCGCAGCTCTTTAAGATCGGTTCGATGAACTACGAGGATATGAAACAGTTTTCCGTATGCATTGAGGAGGCGCTCTTCAAGCTGCCCGCGTTGCGAGAACGTGCGCTCACATACAAAATGGAAGAGGTGCAGGTGACGGCGGTGGATGAGATCACCGTCGAGCAGGACTACGAGGGTAAAATCCTGAAACAGATCGCTCGAGTGCGTCTCTTCTTTTTGGCCTTCCTCACTGGCATGCCCACCATCGAGTTGGGCGTCAACGATATGTGGCGCCAGGGCAAAGAGGTGGTGGGACGACACGACATCATTCCGGTGGCCACCGAGGAGTGGATTCGCTTGGAGGCGGTTGAATTTCACAGTGTGGTCAATCAACAGGAGTACGAACGTACGCGCACCATCAA GTTCCAGCCACCAGATGCCAATTATATTGAACTGTTGCGCTTCCGTGTGCGTCCGCCCAAGAATCGTGAACTTCCGCTGCAGCTGAAGGCCACCTGGTGTGTCACTGGCAACAAGGTGGAGCTGCGCGCCGATATCCTTGTGCCGGGATTCACTTCGCGCAAGCTAGGACAAATCCCCTGCGAGGATGTCTCGGTGCGCTTCCCCATACCCGAGTGTTGGATCTATCTGTTCCGTGTGGAGAAGCATTTCAG ATATGGCTCTGTAAAATCGGCCCATCGACGCACGGGCAAGATCAAGGGAATTGAGCGCATTCTCGGTGCCGTCGATACGCTGCAGGAGTCGCTGATCGAGGTGACTTCCGGCCAGGCGAAGTACGAGCATCATCATCGCGCCATCGTCTGGCGCTGTCCCCGCTTGCCTAAGGAGGGTCAAG GTGCTTACACAACACATCAGCTGGTGTGCCGCATGGCACTCACGTCATACGATCAAATACCCAGCGAACTGGCGCCATACGCATTCGTGGAGTTTACCATGCCCGCCACGCAGGTCTCGCATACCACCGTGCGCTCCGTGAGTGTCCAGGACTCCGATGCCGATGAGCCCCCCGAGAAGTATGTCCGCTATTTGGCACGGCACGAGTACAA GGTTGGCATCGAGACCACGCACGGCGAGTCCACGAATGCGTATTTGGCGGCAACGCGTCCAATACGCGAGGAGTCCTCCAGTGGCACCGGTGCTAGCAAAGCAACTGCCTCGCCAGTGCCACCAAGCGACTCAGACTCGGACTCCAATTAA
- the LOC117577999 gene encoding farnesol dehydrogenase has product MERWRNRIAVVTGASSGIGAVLTGQLIASGVRVVALARRLDRLEQVRQQLAEEQRQQLHIRQCDVTDLQSVNAAFDWIESELGGADILINNAGKLSGGQLVTMSLDTVQQVLQTNVMGVVYCTQRAFKSLRERNAPGHVVLINSIVGHYLFNPLPGSFQELNMYPATKHALTAMTELFRQEFRDFKTQIKVTSISPGLVDTELVPQAYKRLPMLQPEDVANAIMYALATPPHVQVHEVTLKPMGEPF; this is encoded by the exons ATGGAACGTTGGCGGAACCGTATCGCTGTGGTGACTGGCGCCAGTTCAGGAATTGGAGCTGTCCTCACCGGCCAACTGATTGCCTCGGGCGTTCGCGTTGTGGCCTTGGCCCGTCGCCTGGATCGGCTGGAGCAAGTGCGTCAACAGCTGGCCGAagaacagcggcagcagctgcacatTCGTCAATGCGATGTCACTGATTTGCAGTCCGTAAATGCCGCCTTCGATTGGATCGAATCGGAATTGGGTGGCGCTGATATATTGATCAACAATGCGGGCAAATTATCTGGTGGCCAGCTGGTGACCATGTCCCTGGACACTGTGCAGCAAGTGCTGCAGACCAATGTCATGGGCGTTGTCTACTGCACGCAACGCGCCTTCAAATCGCTCAGAGAACGCAATGCGCCAGGCCATGTGGTGTTGATCAACAGCATTGTGGGTCATTATCTCTTTAATCCGTTGCCCGGCAGCTTCCAAGAGCTGAACATGTATCCCGCTACGAAGCATGCTCTGACTGCCATGACTGAGCTGTTCCGTCAAGAGTTTCGTGATTTCAAGACACAGATTAAGGTTACG AGCATTAGTCCGGGTCTGGTGGATACGGAGCTAGTGCCGCAGGCTTACAAGCGATTGCCCATGCTGCAGCCGGAGGATGTGGCCAATGCAATCATGTACGCTCTGGCCACACCGCCGCATGTCCAGGTCCACGAAGTAACCCTCAAGCCAATGGGCGAGCCTTTTTAA
- the LOC117571015 gene encoding farnesol dehydrogenase, producing MERWQDRVAVVTGASSGIGAAVAKDLVRAGLVVVGLARRVERIEALREQLPEELQSRLHAIKCDVGEETSVAAAFDWIEAQLGGIDILVNNAGLLYSGQLLTMEVEQLQHVMQVNLMGVIYCTQRAFRSMQQREVGGHVVLINSLTGHHIINPPGDELQCLNMYPITKHGISALLEVMRQELNGFKTQIKVTSISPGVTNTEILPGGYNALPMLQPEDISAGILYAIGTPPHVQVHQLTIKPIGEPF from the exons ATGGAACGTTGGCAGGATCGCGTGGCTGTTGTTACGGGCGCCAGCTCAGGGATTGGCGCTGCCGTGGCCAAGGATCTGGTGCGTGCCGGACTCGTGGTCGTTGGCCTCGCACGCCGCGTGGAACGCATCGAAGCGCTGCGCGAACAGCTGCCGGAGGAGCTGCAATCTCGACTGCATGCAATCAAATGCGATGTGGGCGAGGAGACGTCGGTGGCCGCCGCCTTCGATTGGATTGAGGCGCAGCTGGGCGGCATCGATATACTGGTGAACAACGCGGGGCTGCTCTATTCTGGCCAACTGCTGACCATGGAGGTGGAACAGCTGCAGCATGTGATGCAGGTGAATCTGATGGGCGTCATCTACTGCACGCAGCGCGCCTTTCGTTCGATGCAACAGCGTGAGGTGGGCGGTCATGTGGTGCTCATCAACAGCCTGACCGGACATCATATCATCAATCCGCCAGGCGATGAGCTGCAGTGCCTCAACATGTATCCGATAACGAAGCATGGCATCAGCGCATTGCTCGAGGTGATGCGACAGGAACTCAACGGTTTCAAGACGCAGATCAAAGTGACG AGCATCAGTCCTGGCGTCACCAACACCGAGATTCTGCCCGGTGGTTACAATGCGCTGCCCATGCTGCAGCCCGAAGACATTTCGGCGGGCATCTTATATGCGATTGGCACCCCACCGCATGTCCAAGTGCATCAGCTGACCATCAAGCCCATTGGCGAGCCGTTCTAA
- the LOC117573883 gene encoding uncharacterized protein LOC117573883 has protein sequence MYNCYTDILMVFVLAKVHLCRQPNTCNRWLSTAGVCPPIPSAVFQIRIRHLVIFYIKPDTPQTGTNTRKDLSAWESLMYLALSLNPMLSEQSPEKPARTPH, from the exons atgtataattgttatactgaTATATTAATGGTATTTGTTCTCGCAAAAGTGCACCTTTGCCGTCAACCCAACACATGCAATAGATGGTTGTCCACTGCAGGAGTTTGTCCTCCCATACCAAGTGCCGTTTTCCAGAttagg attcggcacttagtcatattttatataaaacctG atacaccacagacaggcaccaacacaaggaaagatctttctgcgtgggagtctctaatgtat TTGGCCCTTTCCTTGAACCCCATGCTATCTGAGCAAAGCCCGGAGAAGCCAGCGCGTACGCCACACTAG